A single Nostoc sp. PCC 7107 DNA region contains:
- a CDS encoding NADP-dependent oxidoreductase, producing the protein MSDLINKQILLKSRPVGEPKETDFALVEAPIAEPGEGEVLSRTIYLSLDPYMRGLISEGESYAANVELNSVVVGGTVSQVIQSNHPQFQAGDFVLSGNGWQTYAVAKGETLRKLDPNQAPLSYSLGVLGMPGLTAYAALLDIGQPKAGETVVVSAASGAVGAVAGQIAKIKGCRVIGIVGSDDKRDYIVKELGFDVGINRKTEELNAALKAAAPDGIDVYFDNTAGVILETVLQQINLGARIPLVGLISEYNATSAPPGPNLRPLLIKRALIKGFLVSDYQHRANEFVSDVAGWLKSGQLKYQEDVVVGLENAPRAFIGLLRGENFGKLVVKVSEESTAV; encoded by the coding sequence GTGTCTGATTTAATTAACAAACAAATCTTGCTTAAAAGCCGCCCTGTCGGTGAACCAAAAGAAACTGATTTCGCTTTAGTCGAAGCGCCAATTGCGGAACCCGGTGAAGGCGAAGTTCTCAGTCGGACAATTTATTTATCTCTCGACCCTTATATGCGTGGTTTGATTAGCGAGGGTGAATCTTATGCAGCAAATGTGGAATTAAATTCAGTAGTTGTTGGCGGGACAGTTAGCCAAGTTATTCAATCAAATCATCCACAATTTCAAGCTGGAGATTTTGTCCTGAGTGGGAACGGTTGGCAAACGTATGCAGTAGCTAAGGGCGAGACACTGCGGAAACTTGATCCCAACCAAGCACCTTTATCTTATAGTTTGGGTGTGTTAGGTATGCCTGGACTAACTGCTTACGCGGCGCTGTTAGATATCGGTCAGCCCAAAGCAGGCGAAACCGTCGTAGTTTCTGCCGCTTCTGGGGCTGTGGGTGCAGTTGCTGGGCAAATTGCCAAAATCAAAGGTTGTCGAGTCATTGGCATTGTTGGCAGTGATGACAAGCGAGATTATATAGTCAAAGAATTAGGCTTTGATGTGGGAATTAATCGCAAAACTGAAGAACTGAATGCAGCGTTAAAAGCAGCTGCGCCTGATGGAATTGACGTTTATTTTGATAATACCGCCGGGGTGATATTAGAAACTGTGTTGCAGCAAATCAACCTGGGGGCGCGGATTCCTTTAGTTGGGTTAATTTCAGAATATAATGCCACATCTGCGCCTCCTGGCCCTAATTTAAGACCTCTGTTAATTAAACGTGCTTTAATCAAAGGTTTTTTAGTTAGTGATTACCAACACCGCGCTAATGAATTTGTCAGCGACGTTGCGGGTTGGTTAAAATCTGGTCAACTTAAATATCAAGAAGATGTTGTAGTTGGTTTAGAGAATGCGCCCCGTGCTTTTATTGGTTTATTGCGAGGGGAAAACTTTGGCAAGCTAGTTGTCAAAGTCAGTGAAGAGTCAACCGCCGTTTAA
- a CDS encoding iron ABC transporter permease yields the protein MKIPLLAAVTQNRILWAVLLISTALIITLALSLSQGAVPLSFSQLWAAILHQGDPTNQTIIWDLRLPRIIAAVIVGAALGMSGALLQGMLRNSLADPFILGISAGAGLIVILMITLHVFPIAIPLAAWLGAILTSAIVIFLGRAGSGISIERLILGGVAVSSLLGAVQSTLLLLAEDGQIQVALSWLVGSLNARGWKEITTAGPYIMVALLGGCLLARSVNVLALGDDLAVGLGVSLTRSRLLIGGVATLLAAGAVSISGLIGFVGLIVPHGVRLLVGTDHRFVLPLSALAGAWLLTFADLLSRLGAVELPVGSVTALLGSPLFIWLLYRRSSGLGKS from the coding sequence ATGAAAATCCCGTTACTAGCCGCTGTTACTCAAAACCGCATACTCTGGGCTGTTTTGCTCATCAGTACAGCGCTAATTATTACTTTAGCGCTGTCACTTTCTCAAGGCGCAGTACCTCTAAGTTTTTCACAATTGTGGGCAGCAATTCTGCATCAAGGCGACCCCACTAACCAAACTATTATCTGGGATTTGCGACTTCCCCGCATTATCGCTGCTGTAATTGTGGGTGCAGCTTTGGGAATGTCTGGCGCACTACTGCAAGGAATGTTACGCAACAGTCTAGCTGACCCTTTTATTTTGGGAATTTCCGCAGGTGCAGGATTAATTGTAATTTTAATGATTACTTTGCACGTCTTCCCCATTGCTATTCCCTTAGCTGCGTGGCTGGGTGCAATTTTGACCTCAGCCATAGTGATTTTTCTCGGTCGTGCAGGTTCGGGAATTTCCATTGAACGGTTGATTTTAGGCGGTGTGGCGGTCAGTTCTTTATTAGGTGCAGTGCAAAGTACATTACTGTTACTCGCCGAAGACGGTCAAATTCAAGTGGCGTTGAGTTGGTTGGTGGGTAGTTTGAACGCCAGAGGCTGGAAAGAAATTACCACAGCGGGGCCTTATATTATGGTGGCGTTGTTGGGCGGATGTTTGCTGGCGCGGTCGGTGAATGTGCTGGCGTTGGGAGATGATTTAGCCGTGGGCTTGGGTGTATCATTAACGCGATCGCGTTTATTAATTGGTGGTGTGGCAACTTTACTCGCCGCCGGTGCTGTTAGCATCAGTGGTTTGATTGGCTTTGTTGGTTTGATAGTACCCCACGGAGTCCGGTTACTAGTAGGTACAGACCACCGCTTTGTTTTACCATTGTCAGCCCTGGCGGGCGCATGGTTACTCACCTTTGCAGATTTACTTTCTAGATTAGGCGCAGTAGAACTACCAGTTGGTTCTGTGACTGCTTTGTTAGGTTCACCTTTATTTATCTGGTTGCTTTATCGTCGTTCATCTGGATTAGGTAAGTCTTAA
- a CDS encoding ABC transporter ATP-binding protein, which yields MPLELQNLTGGYTAEPIVQNINLTLQTGEWLSLVGANGSGKSTLLKLLSRILAPQQGIVLLDGKAIHSQPPNVVAQKLALLPQQQTVPIGLNVRQLVSLGRTPHQPWWQWELTAQDWQKVDAAIQKTQLENKCDRPVEQLSGGERQRAFLALALAQEPKVLLLDEPTTYLDINYQLQLLELLKDLNQQQELTIVTVLHELNLAARYSSRIALLKQGKLWGVGTPKEVLTPQAIAQVFDVEAVIIQTPVGLQVCAISAI from the coding sequence ATGCCTTTAGAACTGCAAAATCTCACTGGTGGTTATACCGCAGAACCAATTGTGCAGAATATTAACCTCACCTTGCAAACAGGAGAATGGTTAAGTTTAGTTGGTGCTAATGGTTCTGGTAAATCAACGTTACTCAAATTATTAAGTCGAATTCTAGCACCACAACAAGGAATTGTCTTACTTGACGGTAAAGCAATTCATTCTCAACCGCCAAATGTAGTAGCGCAAAAGTTGGCACTGTTACCACAACAACAAACTGTACCAATAGGCTTAAATGTCAGACAATTAGTAAGTTTAGGACGTACACCGCATCAACCTTGGTGGCAATGGGAATTAACAGCACAAGATTGGCAAAAAGTTGATGCAGCAATTCAAAAAACCCAATTAGAAAATAAGTGCGATCGCCCAGTTGAACAACTATCAGGAGGTGAAAGACAACGCGCCTTTTTAGCTCTGGCATTGGCACAAGAACCAAAGGTTTTATTATTAGATGAACCAACAACTTATCTAGATATTAATTATCAATTGCAATTATTAGAACTATTAAAAGATTTAAATCAACAACAGGAATTAACAATAGTCACAGTGTTACATGAATTAAATTTAGCTGCACGATATAGTTCCCGAATTGCCTTATTAAAACAAGGAAAACTTTGGGGAGTTGGCACACCAAAAGAAGTGTTAACACCACAGGCGATCGCGCAAGTTTTTGACGTGGAAGCTGTGATTATTCAAACACCCGTTGGTTTACAAGTTTGTGCCATTTCTGCCATATAA
- a CDS encoding cadmium resistance transporter codes for MNGIISGIPTGITAFTATNLDDLVILTLLFSQVNANFCRRHIVIGQYIGFSTLVIASLAGFLGGLILPSHWMGFLGFAPIAIGLNRLLNQDKDTSSTTEPEQELTKSSPFAGLLSPQSFSVAAITIGNGSDNISIYMPLFANADLSNLLIIIAVFLALVGVWCYGTYKLTCQPAICNLISQYGNNIVPFVLIGLGVFIILDSASLPPIALAVSCLVLMGLVKLYGINTQIETSANIDW; via the coding sequence ATGAATGGAATCATATCGGGAATTCCTACTGGAATAACAGCTTTTACCGCGACAAACTTAGATGATTTAGTCATCCTAACGCTGTTATTTTCGCAAGTGAATGCAAACTTCTGTCGGCGGCACATTGTGATTGGTCAATATATTGGTTTTAGTACACTGGTAATTGCTAGTTTAGCTGGGTTTTTAGGTGGTTTAATTTTGCCATCTCATTGGATGGGTTTTCTAGGTTTTGCGCCCATCGCTATTGGTTTAAATCGTCTATTAAATCAAGATAAAGATACTTCTTCAACAACAGAACCAGAGCAAGAACTAACTAAATCTTCACCCTTCGCTGGCTTATTATCTCCTCAATCTTTTAGTGTTGCTGCTATTACTATTGGCAATGGTAGTGATAACATCAGTATTTATATGCCATTATTTGCGAATGCAGATTTATCTAATTTACTCATCATTATTGCAGTATTTTTAGCACTAGTTGGTGTTTGGTGTTATGGAACATATAAACTTACTTGCCAACCTGCTATTTGTAATTTAATTTCTCAATATGGCAATAATATTGTTCCCTTTGTGTTAATTGGTTTAGGAGTATTTATTATTTTAGATAGCGCTTCATTGCCTCCCATTGCTTTAGCAGTTAGCTGTTTAGTGTTGATGGGATTAGTCAAACTGTATGGCATCAATACACAGATAGAAACATCTGCCAACATTGACTGGTAA
- a CDS encoding DUF1003 domain-containing protein, whose product MKPVVRQKSEPKQITPEELTRGQYLADKLASQVGSWKFLICQSTILAGWVGMNLAPGIPHWDESPFIMLNLVFSFASAYTAPIVLMSQNRQSDTDRRNAEIDHQVNLRAGQNIELLHEKLDTLHSQQIAELTQIVKEQQQMLREMKVNLAATDKEIKDNQIALAPGLIVQINNKFPKVAPVNQASKHDKSIVDNAKVIDQYIRR is encoded by the coding sequence ATGAAGCCAGTAGTTAGACAAAAATCAGAGCCAAAACAAATTACACCTGAAGAATTAACTCGCGGCCAATACCTGGCTGATAAACTTGCATCTCAGGTAGGTTCTTGGAAATTTCTGATTTGTCAAAGTACCATTTTAGCTGGATGGGTGGGAATGAACTTAGCACCAGGAATTCCTCATTGGGATGAGTCGCCATTCATTATGCTCAATTTAGTATTTTCATTCGCTTCAGCTTACACAGCACCCATAGTTTTGATGAGTCAAAACCGTCAGTCTGATACTGACCGCCGAAATGCTGAAATTGACCATCAAGTAAACTTACGCGCCGGACAAAACATTGAATTACTTCATGAAAAGTTAGATACATTGCACTCGCAACAAATCGCTGAACTAACTCAAATCGTCAAAGAACAACAGCAAATGCTGCGAGAAATGAAAGTAAATTTAGCAGCTACTGACAAAGAAATTAAAGATAATCAAATCGCCTTAGCACCAGGACTGATTGTACAAATTAACAATAAATTTCCTAAAGTCGCACCTGTTAACCAAGCCAGTAAACACGATAAATCAATTGTCGATAATGCCAAAGTTATTGATCAATACATTCGTCGATAA
- a CDS encoding carbohydrate ABC transporter permease, whose protein sequence is MSQLTSKDWIIIQQRLTPYLFLLPALVLLGLTVFWPALQAFYLSFTSYEDISQPPQLIGFTNFLRLWKDAVFWKTLENTFLYLVGVVPILVIAPLGLAILVNQKLRGVSWFRAAYYTPVVISMVVAGIAWKWLYAENGLLNQWLKTLGIFPEGIPWLTSPDKILGIVPISLASVMAVTIWKGLGYYMVIYLAGLQSIPADVYEAAAIDGSDGIRKHWDITIPLMRPYLALVAVISAISATKVFEEVYIMTQGGPLDSSKTIVYYLYEQAFSNLDISYACTIGLILFLIILGLSVLRLSLNQEGGDSIV, encoded by the coding sequence ATGAGTCAACTGACATCTAAAGATTGGATTATCATCCAACAACGACTCACACCATACTTGTTTTTGCTACCTGCTTTAGTGCTGTTGGGGTTAACTGTGTTTTGGCCTGCATTACAAGCCTTTTACCTCAGTTTCACTAGCTACGAAGATATTTCTCAACCGCCACAGTTGATAGGTTTTACTAATTTCCTGCGTTTGTGGAAGGATGCAGTTTTTTGGAAAACTTTAGAAAATACTTTTCTTTATCTGGTAGGTGTAGTACCAATTTTGGTGATTGCTCCTTTGGGGTTAGCAATTTTGGTTAATCAAAAATTGCGGGGAGTTAGTTGGTTTAGAGCCGCATATTACACACCAGTGGTAATTTCAATGGTAGTCGCAGGTATAGCCTGGAAATGGTTGTACGCAGAAAACGGTTTACTTAATCAATGGCTGAAAACTTTGGGAATTTTCCCCGAAGGAATTCCTTGGCTCACCAGTCCAGATAAAATTTTGGGGATTGTTCCAATTTCTCTCGCCAGTGTGATGGCTGTGACTATTTGGAAGGGATTAGGCTATTACATGGTAATTTATTTAGCTGGGTTACAATCCATCCCCGCTGATGTGTATGAAGCCGCAGCTATTGATGGCTCAGATGGTATTCGCAAACATTGGGATATTACAATACCTTTGATGAGACCTTATTTAGCTTTAGTAGCAGTAATTTCAGCTATTTCTGCCACTAAAGTTTTTGAGGAAGTTTATATTATGACCCAAGGCGGCCCACTCGATAGTTCTAAAACTATTGTTTATTATTTATACGAACAAGCTTTTAGTAATTTAGATATTAGCTATGCTTGCACAATTGGGTTGATATTATTTTTAATAATTTTAGGACTGTCGGTTTTACGCTTAAGTCTTAATCAAGAAGGCGGAGATTCTATTGTCTAG
- a CDS encoding metallophosphoesterase, with the protein MHWLLSGPLTVEKLTVKIAGLPASLQGKKLVQMSDFHYDGVALSDEMLEKAIAFSNQLKPDIVILTGDYVTNSPQPIHQLVLRLKQLQAQAGIYAILGNHDIYYRNSKTEITKALTNIGVSVLWNEIVYPFGQELALVGLADRYSPEFNPALVMAQLDPNIPRIVLSHNPDTAEILQAWRVDLQLSGHSHGGQIVIPGLGAVIAYRKKIVQKIPYKIRRYFPLLSRENYVLRHWEWAQGLHRVGSNLLYVNRGLGTYSPGRLFCPPEVTLITLQKE; encoded by the coding sequence ATGCACTGGTTATTATCTGGGCCGTTGACTGTTGAAAAATTAACGGTTAAGATTGCGGGCTTACCTGCGTCGTTACAAGGTAAGAAGTTGGTGCAGATGTCTGATTTTCATTATGATGGTGTGGCTTTGTCTGATGAGATGTTAGAAAAGGCGATCGCATTTAGCAACCAACTAAAACCAGATATAGTAATCCTCACAGGTGATTATGTTACAAATAGTCCGCAACCAATTCATCAACTAGTTTTAAGATTAAAGCAATTGCAAGCTCAAGCTGGTATTTATGCCATACTCGGTAATCATGATATATATTACCGAAATTCAAAAACAGAAATTACCAAAGCTTTAACTAACATTGGTGTAAGTGTTTTATGGAATGAAATCGTTTATCCTTTTGGTCAAGAATTAGCACTAGTGGGACTCGCAGATCGTTATTCACCAGAATTTAATCCTGCGCTAGTAATGGCGCAACTAGACCCAAATATACCCCGAATTGTGCTATCTCATAACCCTGATACAGCGGAAATATTACAAGCATGGCGGGTAGATTTGCAGTTATCTGGTCATAGTCATGGTGGTCAAATCGTGATTCCCGGTTTAGGGGCGGTGATAGCTTATCGCAAAAAAATAGTCCAAAAAATTCCCTACAAAATCCGGCGTTACTTTCCACTGTTAAGCCGAGAAAATTATGTCCTCCGTCATTGGGAATGGGCGCAGGGTTTACATCGTGTAGGAAGCAATCTGCTATATGTCAATCGTGGTTTAGGAACTTATTCCCCAGGAAGGCTATTTTGTCCGCCAGAAGTGACATTGATTACCCTACAAAAAGAATAA
- a CDS encoding metallophosphoesterase — protein MHWLFTGRLSVDKITVKIAGLPQSLAGTTLVQLSDFHYDGMRLSEEMLQEAIAVTNEVEPDLIVLTGDYVTDDPSPIHQLVMRLKHLQSRCGIYAVLGNHDIHYNHSQAEVTNAFASISVHVLWNEIAYPLGEELPIVGLADYWSREFNPVPVMQQLDPLTPRIVLSHNPDTAKILEQWRVDLQLSGHTHGGHIVIPGFGPAVFYYKKLLKQLPKKLRRQVPFLFDDCSKVVRYWEWAQGFHKVANNQLYVNRGLGTYRPGRLFCPPEVTVITLVKSEV, from the coding sequence ATGCACTGGTTGTTTACGGGACGTTTAAGTGTAGATAAAATAACGGTTAAGATTGCCGGACTGCCGCAATCTTTAGCAGGTACAACATTAGTACAGTTATCAGATTTTCACTATGATGGAATGCGCCTTTCAGAAGAAATGTTGCAAGAAGCGATCGCAGTTACTAATGAAGTAGAACCTGATTTAATTGTCTTAACTGGTGATTACGTCACGGATGATCCTAGCCCAATTCATCAACTTGTGATGCGACTCAAACATCTGCAAAGTCGCTGCGGAATTTATGCTGTACTTGGTAATCATGACATCCATTACAATCATTCTCAAGCAGAAGTTACAAATGCTTTCGCTAGTATTAGCGTTCATGTGCTGTGGAATGAAATCGCCTATCCCCTGGGCGAAGAATTACCCATAGTTGGTTTAGCTGATTATTGGTCGCGGGAGTTTAATCCTGTACCCGTGATGCAGCAACTAGACCCGTTGACACCGCGGATTGTTCTTTCTCATAATCCTGATACTGCCAAGATATTAGAACAGTGGCGTGTTGATTTGCAGCTATCTGGTCATACGCATGGGGGTCATATTGTCATTCCCGGTTTTGGCCCGGCGGTTTTTTATTACAAGAAGTTACTCAAACAATTACCAAAAAAACTGCGGCGACAAGTGCCATTTTTATTTGATGATTGCTCTAAAGTAGTGAGATATTGGGAATGGGCGCAAGGATTTCACAAAGTAGCAAATAATCAGTTATATGTTAATCGTGGTTTAGGAACTTATCGACCAGGACGCTTATTTTGTCCACCAGAAGTTACGGTGATTACTCTAGTGAAGTCTGAAGTCTGA
- a CDS encoding bifunctional cobalt-precorrin-7 (C(5))-methyltransferase/cobalt-precorrin-6B (C(15))-methyltransferase, with amino-acid sequence MKWLSIIGIGEDGLQGLSAIARSIIAQAEVIMGGDRHLAMLPTDDQHQKISWTSPFSASVAEIISRRGQQICILASGDPLCYGVGVTLTKHIPISEITIIPAPSAFSLACAKLGWSLTDVETLSLCGRPASLLQSYIYPQAKLLILSAGKETPQIVAEILKSRGYGESKMIVLERIGGIHERIIASTAAFWSETEIADLNTIAVDCIADVGVTALPRLPGLPDHAYHHDGQLTKREVRAITLSTLAPLPGELLWDVGAGCGSISIEWMRSHPRCRAIAIEQNSSRLQYIADNATALGTPNLEIIAGQSPSALPGLPTPDAIFIGGGVTAAGLFDICWSALPPGGRLVANAVTIESEQTLFQWYEKVGGSFTRIAIQRAEPIGKFLGWRVMSPVTQWIAVK; translated from the coding sequence TTGAAATGGCTGTCTATTATAGGTATTGGCGAAGATGGGTTACAGGGTTTAAGTGCGATCGCCCGTTCTATAATTGCTCAAGCTGAGGTTATTATGGGAGGCGATAGGCATTTAGCCATGCTTCCCACTGATGACCAGCACCAAAAAATTTCTTGGACTTCTCCTTTTAGCGCATCAGTCGCCGAAATTATTAGCCGTCGTGGTCAGCAAATCTGCATCTTAGCCAGCGGTGATCCTTTATGTTACGGCGTTGGTGTCACCTTAACCAAACATATTCCCATCTCAGAAATCACAATTATCCCCGCACCTTCAGCCTTTAGCCTCGCTTGCGCCAAACTGGGATGGTCATTAACTGACGTAGAGACGTTAAGTTTGTGCGGTCGTCCTGCGAGTTTGCTTCAGTCTTATATTTATCCCCAAGCCAAGTTATTAATTTTGAGTGCTGGGAAGGAAACCCCGCAAATTGTGGCAGAAATCCTCAAAAGTCGTGGCTATGGTGAGAGTAAAATGATTGTCTTGGAACGTATCGGCGGAATTCACGAACGGATAATTGCAAGTACAGCCGCCTTTTGGAGTGAAACAGAAATTGCTGACTTGAATACCATCGCCGTTGATTGTATTGCTGATGTTGGAGTTACAGCCTTACCCAGATTACCAGGATTGCCAGATCATGCCTATCATCATGATGGACAATTAACCAAACGAGAAGTCAGAGCAATTACTTTATCAACCCTAGCACCCCTACCAGGAGAACTTTTGTGGGATGTCGGCGCGGGTTGTGGTTCAATTTCCATTGAATGGATGCGAAGCCATCCTCGATGTCGAGCGATCGCCATTGAACAAAATTCATCTAGACTGCAATATATTGCCGATAATGCCACAGCTTTGGGTACACCCAACCTAGAAATTATCGCCGGACAATCACCATCAGCTTTGCCAGGCTTACCCACACCAGACGCTATTTTTATTGGTGGTGGAGTTACAGCAGCTGGATTATTTGATATTTGTTGGTCAGCACTACCCCCAGGTGGTCGTTTAGTCGCGAACGCCGTCACCATCGAAAGTGAGCAAACCTTATTTCAATGGTACGAAAAAGTTGGCGGCAGTTTTACCCGAATTGCTATTCAAAGAGCAGAACCTATTGGTAAATTCCTCGGATGGCGTGTGATGTCGCCTGTTACCCAATGGATAGCAGTTAAATAA
- a CDS encoding MFS transporter codes for MVNSCNTSREILWRQVWGLAALLAAIILSWMVYAFYQPKILQELELFELAGWLGIVQGLIAAVLEPLNGGISDRIQQRLGSRLPMISVGVVLAGLMFVGVSLLADYNLPTGIRWIIPVLMTAWVIAMIIFRGPAIALLTQFVPATELPQANAILVLVFGTVGAIAPLFNILLSSLGASITFMLGAIALVLGAYILQIFTPKHSFVPTIYHQDKSATAPTVLLSLIFVIGLATGFEVNLLFAIFPQKLQTQLPGLQVEFIASEILLVSAIASVPLGDWTADLGVNKSMLLGLGTMTGLMGLTVLNDNYILAIALILAFGMSFSLVLISMIPFALGKLPVTQAGLGTGLYFGGSAGGTAIVSLLIKQIGLTSVGAFLLAEVACLVVTLCILLYKKVSRIETGE; via the coding sequence ATGGTCAACTCTTGCAACACCAGCCGGGAAATATTATGGCGACAAGTTTGGGGATTAGCGGCTTTACTAGCAGCAATTATCCTCAGTTGGATGGTATATGCTTTTTATCAACCAAAAATATTACAAGAACTAGAATTATTTGAATTAGCTGGTTGGCTGGGAATAGTACAAGGGTTAATCGCCGCAGTTCTTGAACCTTTGAATGGGGGAATTTCTGATCGCATTCAGCAGCGCTTGGGTAGTCGTTTACCGATGATTAGCGTTGGGGTGGTGTTAGCTGGGTTAATGTTTGTCGGTGTTTCGTTGTTGGCTGACTACAATTTACCCACAGGTATTCGTTGGATTATTCCAGTGCTGATGACGGCTTGGGTTATAGCTATGATTATATTTCGTGGCCCGGCGATCGCACTTTTAACTCAGTTTGTCCCCGCCACAGAATTACCTCAAGCAAATGCCATCCTGGTATTAGTGTTTGGTACAGTGGGAGCGATCGCCCCATTATTTAACATTTTACTATCTAGTCTAGGTGCATCGATTACCTTTATGTTAGGCGCGATCGCTTTAGTCTTGGGAGCATATATTTTGCAAATATTCACTCCTAAACATAGTTTTGTCCCAACTATATATCATCAAGATAAATCTGCGACTGCACCAACTGTGTTGTTAAGCCTGATTTTTGTTATCGGTTTAGCTACAGGATTTGAAGTTAACCTGTTATTTGCCATTTTTCCCCAAAAATTACAAACTCAACTCCCAGGATTGCAAGTAGAATTTATCGCTTCTGAGATACTGCTAGTCTCAGCAATTGCATCTGTACCTTTAGGAGACTGGACAGCAGATTTAGGTGTAAATAAATCGATGTTGCTGGGTCTGGGAACGATGACAGGTTTGATGGGGTTAACAGTATTAAACGATAATTATATTTTAGCGATCGCCTTAATTCTGGCTTTTGGGATGAGTTTTAGTTTAGTGTTGATCAGTATGATTCCCTTCGCACTAGGCAAACTACCCGTAACTCAGGCTGGCTTAGGTACAGGTTTATACTTTGGTGGTAGTGCTGGCGGAACGGCAATTGTTTCACTATTAATTAAACAAATTGGTCTAACATCTGTCGGTGCATTTTTATTGGCGGAAGTTGCTTGTTTAGTAGTGACTTTGTGTATTCTTTTGTATAAGAAAGTTTCTCGAATCGAGACTGGAGAATAA
- a CDS encoding microcompartments protein: MGIELRSFVFLDSLQPQHAAYMGTVAQGFLPLPGDTSLWIEISPGIEINKITDVALKAASVRPGVQVVERLYGLLEVHSGSQGETRTAGQAILDMLGVRREECLKPRVVSSQIIRNIDAYQTQLINRTRRGQLLLAGQTLYVLEVEPAAYAALAANEAEKAASINILEVQAVGSFGRLYLGGQEQDILAGARGALTAIENVAGRTNPNSGRQE, encoded by the coding sequence TTGGGTATAGAACTACGCAGTTTCGTATTTCTTGACAGCTTGCAACCTCAACACGCAGCCTATATGGGAACTGTAGCTCAAGGTTTCTTGCCATTACCAGGAGATACATCACTGTGGATTGAAATCTCTCCTGGTATTGAAATCAATAAAATTACTGATGTAGCGTTGAAAGCTGCCTCTGTGCGTCCCGGAGTCCAAGTAGTTGAGAGATTATATGGTTTATTAGAAGTTCATTCTGGTTCCCAAGGAGAAACACGCACAGCTGGTCAAGCCATTTTGGATATGTTAGGAGTCAGACGAGAAGAATGTCTCAAACCGCGTGTTGTGTCTAGCCAAATCATCCGCAACATCGATGCTTACCAAACACAACTAATAAATCGCACCCGCCGAGGACAGTTGTTACTAGCGGGACAAACCTTGTATGTATTAGAAGTAGAACCAGCTGCTTACGCCGCATTAGCCGCCAATGAAGCAGAAAAAGCAGCATCAATTAATATTCTGGAAGTACAAGCTGTAGGTAGTTTTGGCAGGCTGTATTTAGGTGGACAAGAACAGGATATTCTAGCAGGAGCAAGGGGAGCGTTAACCGCGATTGAAAATGTAGCTGGCCGGACAAATCCCAATAGTGGCCGCCAGGAGTAA
- a CDS encoding pentapeptide repeat-containing protein, whose translation MANQEHLVVLKAGAVTWSEWRQKNPQIQPDLSAANLQGENLRGANLQKVNLTKADLSQALLVRANLNGADLSGANLYHAKLIEANLSAANLSVANLRGATLTQADLSHANFIGADLSEANLKESAIANTILIGTNLQDANLKGADLGAAKLIRANLAYANLIEANLIASDLSKANLYKADLIGAYLYQTNLSNANLSYAYLSSAYMPQANLSEADLTGANLSYAHLQGANLAGANLNGANLTGTKLRGANLIGANLENAIIPDVCH comes from the coding sequence ATGGCAAATCAAGAGCATCTGGTTGTATTGAAAGCAGGTGCAGTTACCTGGAGTGAATGGAGACAGAAAAATCCTCAAATTCAACCAGATCTCAGCGCTGCAAACTTGCAAGGAGAAAATCTCAGAGGAGCTAACCTGCAAAAAGTCAACTTGACTAAAGCAGATTTGAGCCAGGCTTTATTAGTGCGTGCTAACCTCAACGGTGCAGATTTGAGTGGTGCAAATCTTTATCATGCCAAGCTAATTGAAGCAAACTTGAGTGCAGCTAACTTGAGTGTGGCTAACTTAAGGGGGGCAACTCTCACACAAGCAGATTTGAGTCATGCCAATTTTATTGGTGCCGACTTAAGTGAAGCAAATTTGAAAGAAAGTGCGATCGCTAATACTATCCTCATCGGCACAAATCTGCAAGATGCTAACCTCAAGGGCGCTGATTTAGGTGCAGCCAAACTCATTCGTGCTAACCTAGCTTATGCAAACTTAATAGAAGCCAACTTGATTGCATCTGACCTCAGCAAAGCCAACCTCTACAAAGCAGATTTAATTGGGGCTTACCTCTACCAAACAAATTTAAGCAATGCTAATCTCAGCTATGCTTACCTAAGTAGCGCATATATGCCGCAAGCAAATCTCAGTGAAGCTGACTTGACAGGCGCAAACTTGAGTTATGCTCACCTTCAAGGAGCCAACTTGGCAGGTGCTAACTTGAATGGCGCTAACCTAACTGGGACTAAACTCCGAGGCGCTAACCTCATCGGTGCAAATCTGGAGAATGCAATTATACCTGATGTATGTCATTAA